A genomic segment from Aegilops tauschii subsp. strangulata cultivar AL8/78 chromosome 1, Aet v6.0, whole genome shotgun sequence encodes:
- the LOC109768961 gene encoding uncharacterized protein: MAEPPAAACPTELELARAQCRSLHDRLAASPSLPRHPALRSLLRLVAAELRFLASSSHPDPARPLSSNLPHLGALHLLLTHPAVRSPSRLSPLPGVDFACAFRSRPAWVLLSARNPSGFQWVPRKGISSRVAAVLDAARSAPPATHPEKLLLAFARGVSADIVLGLADEFGAVEVDLLAEFVGESEDVEEEDGWVSVSFHPNEEMRSFRAFEIEVLDGGGEVLLPPPCRGVEEVEEGSGDQLGGWFADFMGKMRMNSMEMVNLDTTALIAIVSGISNGGVGKLMGAPEAESRARFKCNYKFVMDQAQSELQSPIFVELGKAVDGKKCIICEAVNSEFNEIVSMCGGPEEKTRASQLLKQLTIVPDSPSARMMDLPTTRKLAMKNKVVFGTGDHWRAPTLTANMGFVRAVSQSGMPLMTIEHRPRALIGL; encoded by the exons ATGGCCgagcctcccgccgccgcctgccccaCCGAGCTGGAGCTCGCGCGGGCGCAGTGCCGCTCTCTGCACGATCGCCTCGCCGCGTCGCCGTCCCTGCCGCGCCACCCCGCTCTGCGCTCCCTCCTCCGCCTCGTCGCCGCCGAGCTGCGCTTCCTTGCCTCGAGTAGCCACCCCGACCCCGCCAGGCCGCTCTCCTCCAACCTGCCCCACCTCGGGGCGCTCCACCTCCTCCTCACCCACCCCGCCGTGCGCTCGCCCTCCCGCCTCTCGCCCCTCCCGGGCGTGGACTTCGCCTGCGCCTTCCGCTCCCGCCCCGCGTGGGTGCTCCTCTCCGCGCGCAACCCTTCAGGCTTCCAGTGGGTACCCCGCAAGGGCATCAGCTCCCGCGTCGCCGCCGTGCTGGATGCCGCGCGCTCCGCTCCGCCGGCAACCCACCCCGAGAAGCTGCTACTCGCCTTCGCCCGTGGCGTCAGCGCGGACATCGTGTTGGGGCTCGCCGATGAGTTCGGGGCCGTGGAGGTCGACTTGCTAGCGGAATTCGTTGGCGAGTCCGAGGACGTCGAGGAGGAGGATGGCTGGGTTAGCGTCAGCTTCCACCCCAATGAGGAGATGAGGAGCTTCAGGGCGTTCGAGATTGAAGTGCTGGATGGCGGTGGTGAAGTGTTGTTACCGCCACCGTGCCGCGGcgtggaggaggtggaggaggggAGCGGTGACCAATTGGGGGGTTGGTTTGCTGACTTCATGGGGAAGATGAGGATGAACTCCATGGAGATGGTGAATCTAGACACAACTGCTCTTATTGCGATAGTATCAGGTATCAGCAATGGAGGGGTGGGGAAGCTGATGGGTGCACCAGAGGCGGAGAGCAGGGCCAGGTTCAAGTGCAACTACAAGTTCGTCATGGATCAG GCGCAATCCGAGCTCCAGTCTCCAATATTTGTTGAACTGGGGAAAGCGGTGGACGGAAAGAAGTGTATCATATGTGAAGCGGTTAACTCAGAGTTCAACGAAATTGTTTCAATGTGTGGCGGGCCAGAGGAGAAAACCAGAGCAAGTCAATTACTGAAACAACTTAC AATTGTCCCAGACAGTCCTTCAGCACGTATGATGGATCTTCCAACAACAAGGAAACTTGCCATGAAAAACAAAGTTGTTTTTGGTACAGGTGACCACTGGCGTGCTCCCACTTTGACTGCTAACATGGGGTTCGTAAGAGCTGTTTCACAGTCTGGTATGCCCTTGATGACCATCGAGCACAGACCTCGTGCCCTGATCGGCTTGTGA
- the LOC109768962 gene encoding uncharacterized protein: MARRDSCLARIGAGVAIGGAVGGAVGAVYGTYAAIRLRVPGLLKIRHIGQATVGSAAVFGLFLGAGSLIHCGKNY, encoded by the exons ATGGCGAGGAGAGATAGCTGCTTGGCGCGCATCGGCGCCGGAGTCGCCATCGGCGGCGCGGTCGGCGGAGCCGTCG GTGCTGTGTATGGGACTTATGCCGCTATCAGATTGAGG GTCCCTGGGCTGCTGAAGATCAGACACATCGGACAAGCCACCGTTGGCAGCGCTGCGGTATTCGGGCTTTTCTTGGGAGCTGGGAGTTTGATACACTGCGGGAAAAATTACTAG